Proteins encoded in a region of the Deefgea piscis genome:
- a CDS encoding S49 family peptidase, translating to MKTLPHLIGQLYNTPLMLTLDKAEELHMAMNLALSGGLPTKAMSDGFAPSAGPAGERKPYAMAGNGVAIIPVMGPLLQRGGWMDALCGMTSYDRVAALVDSAMRDRDVNAVLLEVDSPGGSVAGLFTLTARLKAMGEQKPIWTYANEGAFSAAYAIAGATQKIYLPSTAMVGSIGVIAMHVDQSQRDKAQGLSYTPIFAGDKKAAGNSHSPLDDATRADMQREVGRLYGMFVDHVAEGRQLDRQAVIDTQAGLLNADDAVTGRFADGIASIEETVQMLSDAAKPQSVVFNLKGNSMSQPENTVTAAQLASAEQAAAASAKTAERSRISAILDLPQAQGREALARKLAMTTDMPADAVAGLLEVAPAAAVTPATPAANSGKPDFAAAMADLGNPAVGAGGGDASAATTAEAMAKQILTAGV from the coding sequence ATGAAAACGCTGCCGCATTTAATCGGCCAGCTTTATAACACGCCGCTGATGCTGACTTTGGATAAAGCCGAAGAGCTGCACATGGCGATGAATCTGGCCTTATCGGGTGGTTTGCCCACAAAAGCAATGTCAGATGGTTTCGCACCTAGTGCTGGCCCAGCTGGCGAGCGCAAACCTTATGCGATGGCTGGTAACGGGGTCGCCATTATTCCTGTCATGGGGCCATTGCTACAGCGCGGTGGTTGGATGGATGCGCTCTGTGGCATGACCAGCTATGACCGAGTCGCCGCCTTGGTGGATTCGGCGATGCGCGATCGTGATGTGAATGCCGTACTACTCGAAGTCGATAGCCCTGGTGGCAGTGTCGCTGGCCTGTTCACTTTGACCGCGCGGCTTAAAGCCATGGGCGAACAAAAGCCGATCTGGACTTATGCCAACGAAGGCGCTTTTTCTGCTGCGTATGCGATTGCCGGTGCCACGCAGAAAATTTACCTACCGAGTACGGCGATGGTCGGTTCGATCGGTGTCATTGCGATGCACGTCGATCAAAGTCAGCGCGATAAAGCGCAGGGCCTTAGCTACACACCGATTTTTGCTGGCGATAAAAAAGCCGCTGGCAATAGCCACTCTCCGCTCGATGATGCGACGCGCGCTGATATGCAGCGCGAAGTCGGGCGGCTGTACGGCATGTTTGTTGATCACGTTGCCGAGGGGCGTCAGCTCGATCGCCAAGCTGTGATCGACACTCAAGCAGGCTTGCTCAATGCAGATGATGCAGTGACAGGCCGTTTTGCAGACGGCATCGCTTCAATCGAAGAAACGGTGCAAATGCTCTCCGATGCGGCCAAACCGCAATCTGTTGTTTTTAACCTGAAGGGAAACTCGATGTCACAACCAGAAAACACCGTTACAGCGGCGCAATTGGCGAGCGCTGAGCAAGCCGCTGCGGCCAGTGCCAAAACGGCAGAACGTAGCCGCATTTCGGCGATTTTAGATTTGCCGCAAGCCCAAGGCCGCGAAGCATTGGCGCGTAAGTTGGCCATGACCACTGATATGCCTGCCGATGCCGTAGCCGGTTTACTTGAAGTGGCTCCAGCAGCAGCCGTTACGCCAGCGACCCCTGCGGCCAATTCGGGCAAGCCTGATTTTGCTGCGGCCATGGCGGATTTGGGTAATCCAGCTGTTGGTGCCGGTGGTGGTGATGCATCTGCCGCAACGACGGCTGAAGCGATGGCCAAACAAATTTTAACTGCGGGGGTGTAA
- a CDS encoding phage baseplate assembly protein V translates to MSEQAGLLKFGSVSAVESPRVRVLFADLDGMISAPLQVIFARSIGDRHFDLPKLGEPVACLMDVNMEFGVVIGCVYTDANAPPTSDVNKVVREFEDGGKIEYDRSNGKYTLKAIGDVSIDAGGKVEIIAAESITLKAPTITLDAPMTTITGALSSGGAGGNATFGGSVQASGDVKAGSISLQQHTHGGVLSGSSNTAVPK, encoded by the coding sequence ATGTCTGAACAAGCGGGGTTATTGAAGTTTGGCAGCGTCAGTGCCGTTGAATCGCCACGTGTTCGTGTGTTGTTTGCTGATTTGGACGGCATGATTAGCGCGCCGCTGCAGGTGATTTTTGCTCGTAGCATCGGTGATCGGCATTTTGATTTGCCCAAATTGGGCGAGCCAGTCGCTTGCTTAATGGACGTGAATATGGAGTTTGGCGTGGTAATCGGTTGCGTTTATACCGATGCCAATGCGCCACCGACCAGTGACGTGAATAAGGTGGTGCGCGAGTTTGAAGACGGCGGCAAGATCGAATACGACCGCAGCAATGGCAAATACACTTTAAAAGCTATTGGCGACGTCAGCATTGATGCCGGTGGCAAAGTAGAAATTATTGCCGCTGAGTCGATTACCTTAAAAGCGCCAACGATTACGCTGGACGCACCAATGACGACAATCACTGGTGCATTGAGTTCTGGTGGGGCGGGTGGTAATGCCACATTCGGTGGTTCAGTTCAGGCTAGCGGAGATGTGAAAGCCGGTTCAATTAGTTTACAGCAGCATACCCATGGGGGTGTCTTGTCCGGAAGTAGTAATACTGCAGTACCCAAGTAA